Proteins encoded by one window of Halobacteriovorax sp. GB3:
- the nqrF gene encoding NADH:ubiquinone reductase (Na(+)-transporting) subunit F: protein MSNEILLGVLMFTVVVLALVCVILFAKSKLVSSGNIKLNINGEKEVEIPAGGKLLGALADQKLFVSSACGGGGTCGQCKVNVVEGGGEILETELSHISKGEAREGCRLACQVSIKQDMKVEVPEEVFGVKKWECTVISNDNVATFIKEFKLGLPEGESVPFRAGGYIQIERPAGLTIHYKDFDVQEEYREDWDKFNLWQYTSSEPEETIRAYSMANYPEEEGIIMLNVRIASPPPRAPKGTPPGKMSSYIFSLKAGDKVTISGPFGEFFARETDKEMVFVGGGAGMAPMRSHIFDQLKRLKSKRKMTFWYGARSRREMFYVEDFDGLQAENDNFKWHCALSDALPEDNWEGYTGFIHQVLHDEYLKDHPAPEDCEYYLCGPPIMNQCVIEMLVSLGVEREDIMLDDFGG, encoded by the coding sequence ATGAGCAACGAAATTCTACTTGGTGTTTTGATGTTCACAGTTGTGGTTTTAGCCCTTGTCTGTGTCATCCTTTTCGCTAAGTCAAAGTTAGTTAGTTCTGGGAACATTAAGCTAAATATCAACGGGGAAAAAGAAGTAGAAATCCCTGCTGGTGGAAAGCTTCTTGGTGCCCTTGCTGATCAAAAACTATTTGTATCTTCTGCCTGTGGTGGTGGGGGTACTTGTGGTCAATGTAAAGTAAATGTCGTCGAAGGTGGAGGAGAGATCCTTGAAACTGAACTTTCACACATCTCTAAAGGTGAAGCACGTGAAGGTTGTCGTCTAGCTTGTCAGGTTTCTATCAAGCAAGACATGAAAGTTGAAGTACCTGAAGAAGTCTTTGGTGTTAAGAAGTGGGAATGTACTGTTATCTCTAACGATAACGTTGCCACATTTATTAAAGAATTCAAGCTTGGTCTACCTGAAGGTGAGTCAGTTCCATTTAGAGCTGGTGGATATATCCAAATTGAAAGACCTGCTGGTCTTACAATTCACTATAAAGACTTCGACGTTCAAGAAGAATATAGAGAAGACTGGGATAAGTTCAACCTATGGCAATATACTTCAAGTGAGCCTGAGGAAACAATTAGAGCTTACTCTATGGCAAACTACCCGGAAGAAGAAGGGATCATTATGCTTAACGTGCGTATTGCTTCACCTCCTCCAAGAGCTCCAAAAGGAACTCCTCCAGGTAAAATGTCTTCATACATTTTCAGCCTAAAAGCTGGAGATAAAGTTACTATTTCTGGTCCATTTGGTGAGTTCTTTGCTCGTGAAACAGATAAAGAAATGGTTTTCGTTGGTGGTGGTGCTGGTATGGCGCCAATGAGATCACACATCTTTGACCAACTGAAGAGACTTAAGTCTAAGCGTAAAATGACTTTCTGGTACGGTGCTCGTTCTAGGAGAGAAATGTTCTATGTTGAAGACTTTGATGGTCTTCAAGCAGAGAACGATAACTTCAAATGGCACTGTGCTCTTTCTGATGCTCTTCCAGAGGATAATTGGGAAGGATACACTGGGTTTATTCACCAAGTACTTCACGATGAGTACTTAAAGGATCACCCAGCTCCAGAGGATTGCGAGTACTACCTATGTGGGCCTCCAATTATGAACCAATGTGTAATCGAGATGCTTGTTTCTCTAGGTGTAGAGAGAGAAGATATCATGCTTGATGACTTTGGTGGATAA
- the nqrE gene encoding NADH:ubiquinone reductase (Na(+)-transporting) subunit E, protein MLEHYLSLFVKAVFVENLALSFFLGMCTFLAVSKKVKTSLGLGVAVVVVQTITIPVNNLLYTYLLRENALQWAGINGVDLSFLGLISYIGVIAAIVQILEMVLDKFFPALYNALGIFLPLITVNCAILGGSLFMVERDYNFGESVVFGFGSGLGWALAIAALAGIREKMKYSDVPEGLRGLGITFITVGLMALGFLSFSGIQL, encoded by the coding sequence ATGCTAGAACATTATTTAAGTCTTTTTGTTAAAGCAGTCTTCGTTGAGAACTTGGCACTTTCATTCTTTCTTGGAATGTGTACATTCTTAGCGGTATCTAAAAAAGTTAAAACGTCGTTAGGACTTGGTGTTGCAGTTGTTGTTGTTCAAACAATTACAATCCCTGTTAACAACCTACTTTATACTTACCTTCTAAGAGAGAACGCTCTTCAGTGGGCCGGTATTAATGGAGTTGATCTATCTTTCTTAGGTCTAATCTCTTACATCGGTGTTATCGCTGCTATCGTTCAGATTCTTGAGATGGTTCTCGATAAGTTTTTCCCAGCTCTTTATAACGCGCTTGGGATCTTTCTTCCTCTTATTACAGTAAACTGCGCCATTCTTGGTGGTTCACTTTTCATGGTAGAGAGAGATTATAACTTTGGAGAGTCTGTAGTGTTTGGTTTTGGTTCAGGTCTCGGTTGGGCCCTTGCTATTGCAGCACTTGCAGGTATTAGAGAAAAAATGAAGTACAGTGATGTTCCTGAGGGTCTTAGAGGTCTAGGAATTACTTTTATCACTGTAGGTCTTATGGCCCTTGGATTCCTATCATTTTCTGGGATTCAGCTTTAA
- a CDS encoding NADH:ubiquinone reductase (Na(+)-transporting) subunit D has translation MSFKKTLFGPIFENNPIALQILGICSALAVTTKLESVVVMCLAVTLVTAFSNFFVSLIRNHVPSAIRIIVMMTVIASLVIVTDQILKAFVYDVAKSMSVYIGLIITNCIVMGRAEAYAMKNSPVMSFLDGIGNGLGYSIVLLFVGVFRELFGSGKLFGASILPLTSEGGWYPANGMALLSPSAFFLIGIFIWGLRTWKKDQVEKEN, from the coding sequence ATGAGCTTTAAAAAGACACTTTTTGGTCCAATCTTTGAAAACAACCCAATTGCTCTACAGATCCTAGGGATTTGTTCGGCCCTTGCGGTAACTACAAAACTTGAATCAGTAGTAGTTATGTGTCTTGCGGTAACACTTGTTACAGCATTCTCTAACTTCTTTGTTTCATTAATTAGAAATCACGTTCCAAGTGCAATTCGTATCATCGTTATGATGACCGTTATTGCTTCTCTTGTAATCGTGACAGATCAGATTCTTAAGGCCTTTGTATACGATGTTGCTAAGTCGATGTCTGTTTACATTGGACTGATCATTACTAACTGTATCGTTATGGGGCGTGCAGAAGCTTATGCGATGAAAAATTCACCGGTAATGTCTTTTCTAGACGGTATCGGTAACGGACTTGGTTATTCTATCGTTCTCCTCTTTGTAGGTGTCTTTAGAGAACTATTTGGTTCAGGTAAGCTTTTTGGAGCATCTATTCTTCCACTAACAAGTGAAGGTGGATGGTATCCAGCAAACGGTATGGCCCTTTTATCTCCAAGTGCTTTCTTCCTCATTGGTATTTTCATTTGGGGACTTAGAACTTGGAAAAAAGACCAAGTAGAGAAGGAGAACTAA
- a CDS encoding Na(+)-translocating NADH-quinone reductase subunit C — translation MMSNDSTSKTLIVATLLCVVCSVVVSWSAVSLKPLQEKNKRLDIKKNLLMAAGLVDSTAQEKVINEAFKSIETKIVDLSTGEYVEDMDVEAYNSVKAAKDPKQNVRIAASNDKAGIKVRAKYKKVYFVKENGQTTMLVLPVHGKGLWSTMYGFLVLTPDTTTVKGLGFYAHGETPGLGGEIDNPNWKKLWKGKKAFDENWNPALRVVKGPAAAGSQSDIDGLSGATLTSNGVTGTVQYWLGENGYGPFLSKWRAGGMN, via the coding sequence ATGATGAGTAACGATAGTACTTCTAAAACGCTAATCGTCGCGACACTTCTTTGTGTTGTCTGTTCGGTTGTAGTTTCTTGGTCTGCTGTTTCTTTGAAGCCACTTCAAGAGAAAAACAAAAGACTAGATATTAAAAAGAACCTTCTTATGGCCGCAGGACTTGTAGATTCAACGGCGCAAGAGAAGGTAATCAACGAAGCTTTCAAGTCAATTGAAACGAAAATTGTCGATCTTTCTACAGGTGAATACGTAGAAGATATGGATGTAGAAGCTTACAACTCTGTTAAAGCTGCTAAAGATCCTAAGCAAAACGTTAGAATTGCTGCTTCAAATGATAAAGCTGGTATCAAAGTTAGAGCAAAGTATAAGAAAGTTTATTTCGTAAAAGAAAATGGACAGACGACAATGCTTGTTCTTCCTGTTCACGGTAAAGGACTATGGTCAACAATGTATGGTTTCCTAGTTCTTACTCCGGATACAACAACAGTTAAAGGTTTAGGTTTTTATGCTCATGGTGAGACTCCTGGTCTTGGTGGTGAAATTGATAACCCGAACTGGAAAAAACTATGGAAAGGTAAAAAAGCCTTTGATGAAAACTGGAATCCAGCACTTCGCGTAGTTAAGGGACCTGCTGCTGCAGGTTCACAATCAGATATTGATGGTCTGTCAGGAGCCACTCTTACTTCGAATGGTGTAACTGGGACAGTTCAATATTGGCTTGGTGAAAATGGATATGGTCCTTTTCTTTCTAAATGGAGAGCAGGGGGGATGAACTAA
- a CDS encoding NADH:ubiquinone reductase (Na(+)-transporting) subunit B — MKVLRGFLDSQHHHFAKGGKLEKLYPIYEMVDTFIYSPSDVSKGSVHVRDGLDLKRLMVTVAMALLPCILMACYNTGFQANKVLAANGMSAVEGWRGAILAALGLATDPNSLAACFVHGFLYFFPVFLVTNIAGGLWEVIFSTVRGHEINEGFLVTGLLFPLTLPPTIPLWQVAVGISFGVVIGKEVFGGTGKNFLNPALTARAFLFFAYPGEISGDAVWTAVDGFTGATALGQAALGGVEAITYTWKEAFIGLMPGSMGETSALACLLGATLLVYTGIGSWRIMLSMLLSVVVFAFIFNMIGSTTNPMFGMTPEWHLVVGGLAFGLVFMATDPVSASMTQTGHWFYGGLIGLMVVLVRVVNPAFPEGTMLAILFGNMFAPLIDYFVVNANIKRRLSRAKA; from the coding sequence ATGAAGGTTCTAAGAGGTTTTCTAGATTCTCAGCACCACCACTTCGCTAAGGGTGGAAAGCTCGAGAAGTTATACCCAATTTATGAAATGGTTGACACGTTCATCTACTCACCAAGTGATGTTTCAAAAGGTAGTGTACATGTACGTGATGGACTAGATCTTAAACGTCTAATGGTAACTGTGGCCATGGCCCTTCTACCATGTATTCTTATGGCCTGTTACAATACAGGTTTTCAAGCAAACAAAGTTCTTGCTGCTAATGGAATGAGTGCTGTTGAAGGCTGGAGAGGTGCAATCCTTGCTGCTTTAGGCCTAGCTACTGACCCGAATAGTTTAGCGGCTTGTTTTGTTCACGGTTTTCTTTATTTCTTTCCAGTATTTCTTGTTACGAATATTGCTGGTGGACTTTGGGAAGTTATCTTCTCAACAGTAAGAGGACATGAGATCAATGAGGGATTCCTTGTTACTGGTCTTCTTTTCCCACTAACTCTTCCTCCTACAATTCCTCTATGGCAAGTTGCTGTCGGGATTTCTTTCGGTGTTGTCATCGGTAAAGAAGTTTTCGGTGGAACTGGGAAAAACTTCCTAAACCCAGCACTAACAGCTCGTGCTTTCCTATTCTTTGCTTATCCTGGAGAGATTTCAGGGGATGCAGTATGGACAGCAGTAGACGGTTTCACTGGAGCAACAGCTCTTGGTCAAGCTGCTCTTGGTGGTGTTGAAGCAATCACTTACACTTGGAAAGAGGCTTTCATTGGTCTTATGCCTGGTTCAATGGGTGAGACATCAGCTCTAGCTTGTCTTCTCGGAGCCACTCTTCTTGTTTACACAGGAATTGGTTCTTGGAGAATCATGTTATCGATGCTTCTTTCTGTTGTTGTATTTGCTTTCATCTTTAATATGATTGGATCGACAACAAACCCAATGTTTGGGATGACTCCTGAGTGGCACCTTGTTGTTGGTGGATTGGCCTTTGGTCTTGTTTTCATGGCAACTGATCCTGTATCAGCTTCGATGACTCAAACAGGTCATTGGTTCTATGGTGGACTAATCGGTCTTATGGTCGTTCTAGTTCGTGTTGTTAACCCAGCGTTCCCTGAAGGGACAATGCTAGCTATTCTTTTTGGTAACATGTTTGCTCCACTTATTGACTACTTTGTTGTTAATGCAAACATCAAAAGAAGACTAAGCAGAGCTAAGGCGTAA
- a CDS encoding Na(+)-translocating NADH-quinone reductase subunit A, which produces MTHIKKGLDLPLSGAPTQKIEEATPVKRVAVVGPDYVGMKPSMKVQVGDAVKVGQALFECKKNPGLVFTAPAAGKVVEVNRGERRVFESLVIEVEGDEQVEFSNFKGKGSNVSFEEAKDLLIESGLWTSLRRRPFSTVARVNERPHSVFVTAMDTNPHAVNPEVVLSEYSDDFKVGLEVISKLTEGKTYLCKATGAKVPTAGNVEVKEFSGKHPAGNVGTHVHFVDPVNENKFVWHVGYQDVISIGKLFTTGKLWLEKVIAVSGPQAKNPRLLRTRQGACLETLLKDEVLGGETRVVSGSVLNGRKAVKTFSYLGRYHNQVSLLEEDREREFFGWHSPGFDKFSVKRTFLSFFTPSKKFNLTTKLHGSERAMVPVGMFESVMPMDILPTQLLRALVTNDTDYAVTLGCLELDEEDLALCTFASPGKVDFGPALRNNLTIIEKEG; this is translated from the coding sequence ATGACTCACATCAAAAAAGGATTGGATCTCCCGCTTAGTGGAGCTCCGACACAAAAGATCGAAGAGGCAACTCCTGTTAAGAGAGTAGCCGTTGTAGGTCCTGATTACGTTGGTATGAAACCATCGATGAAGGTCCAAGTTGGTGATGCGGTTAAGGTTGGACAAGCACTTTTTGAGTGTAAGAAAAACCCTGGACTAGTTTTTACAGCTCCTGCAGCTGGAAAAGTAGTCGAAGTAAACCGTGGAGAGAGAAGAGTTTTCGAATCACTTGTCATTGAAGTAGAAGGTGACGAGCAAGTAGAATTCTCAAACTTTAAGGGTAAGGGATCAAATGTTTCTTTCGAAGAAGCAAAAGATCTTCTTATTGAATCAGGTCTATGGACTTCTCTAAGAAGAAGACCTTTTTCAACTGTAGCCAGAGTTAACGAAAGACCACATTCTGTCTTTGTTACGGCAATGGATACGAATCCACACGCTGTAAACCCAGAAGTTGTTCTTTCTGAATACTCGGATGATTTCAAAGTTGGTCTAGAAGTTATTTCTAAGCTAACGGAAGGGAAGACTTATCTATGTAAAGCAACGGGAGCTAAAGTACCAACTGCTGGAAACGTAGAAGTAAAAGAATTCTCTGGGAAGCACCCTGCTGGTAACGTTGGAACTCACGTTCACTTTGTTGATCCAGTGAATGAAAACAAATTTGTATGGCACGTTGGTTACCAAGATGTCATTTCAATTGGAAAGCTCTTTACTACTGGTAAGCTATGGCTTGAAAAAGTTATCGCTGTTAGTGGTCCACAAGCAAAGAACCCAAGGCTATTAAGAACACGCCAAGGGGCTTGTCTAGAAACTCTTCTTAAAGATGAGGTTCTTGGTGGAGAAACAAGAGTTGTCTCTGGTTCAGTACTTAATGGTAGAAAAGCTGTTAAGACATTCTCTTACCTTGGTCGTTACCACAACCAAGTTTCTCTTCTTGAAGAAGATAGAGAGAGAGAGTTCTTTGGATGGCATTCACCAGGTTTTGATAAATTTTCTGTAAAGAGAACATTTCTGTCTTTCTTTACTCCAAGCAAGAAATTCAACCTTACAACGAAACTTCATGGTTCTGAAAGAGCGATGGTTCCAGTTGGAATGTTTGAATCAGTAATGCCTATGGATATTCTTCCAACTCAACTTCTAAGGGCCTTAGTAACGAATGACACTGATTATGCTGTTACTCTTGGTTGTCTGGAGTTAGATGAGGAAGATCTGGCCCTTTGTACTTTCGCTTCTCCAGGGAAAGTTGATTTTGGACCAGCACTAAGAAACAACTTAACTATTATCGAGAAGGAAGGGTAA
- a CDS encoding Crp/Fnr family transcriptional regulator, with protein sequence MSDLLKQALPYGSEEQRSSFSNLFSEVKNLKKGELLFAQEEINQNLYFLSHGHVRYFVLTSDGKEVTKYFAKAPCFVGSTLSMARSIGAPFAIEALSDLDYSKAHYPTILEKADRLQIYSLLLYLMEELFINKEKRELDFLTKDASERYQDFVKSYPDLLNLIPLYQIASYIGVSAVQLSRIRAKSS encoded by the coding sequence ATGTCAGATCTACTAAAACAGGCCCTTCCCTATGGAAGTGAAGAGCAGCGAAGCAGTTTTTCCAACTTATTTAGTGAAGTAAAGAACTTGAAAAAGGGAGAGCTTCTCTTTGCTCAAGAAGAGATAAACCAAAACCTCTATTTCCTTTCACATGGTCATGTTCGTTACTTTGTTCTAACAAGTGATGGCAAGGAAGTAACAAAGTACTTTGCAAAAGCGCCGTGCTTTGTGGGATCAACTCTTTCTATGGCCAGATCAATTGGCGCCCCATTTGCGATAGAAGCCCTTAGTGATTTAGATTACTCAAAAGCTCACTATCCGACGATTCTAGAAAAAGCAGACCGACTACAAATCTATTCTTTGCTTCTTTATTTGATGGAAGAACTTTTCATCAACAAAGAAAAGCGAGAATTAGACTTTCTGACAAAAGATGCTAGTGAGCGCTATCAAGATTTTGTTAAAAGTTATCCAGATCTATTAAACTTAATCCCTCTCTATCAAATCGCAAGCTACATTGGAGTAAGTGCCGTTCAATTAAGTAGAATACGCGCTAAATCATCTTAA
- a CDS encoding DMT family transporter, with amino-acid sequence MKLSTLIIIASLLGVALATQGAMNAQVGRITKIPLFASLISFSMGTISILFIYYLTNESLPLLSDLKSVPPLFWLAGCLGALFVSSVIILIPKLGASLLVSCIIFGQLSFSLFIDYYGLFGLEKRPISILNIIGFTVIILGIYLIKLR; translated from the coding sequence ATGAAACTATCCACTCTCATCATAATTGCATCACTTCTAGGTGTCGCTCTAGCAACTCAAGGGGCCATGAATGCACAAGTTGGTCGCATAACAAAGATTCCCCTCTTTGCCTCTTTGATCAGTTTTTCTATGGGAACAATCAGCATTTTATTCATCTACTATTTAACAAACGAATCGCTTCCTCTTTTGTCTGATCTTAAATCAGTTCCTCCCCTATTTTGGCTTGCCGGTTGTCTTGGGGCCCTCTTTGTAAGCTCCGTCATCATCTTGATACCAAAATTAGGAGCCTCTCTTCTTGTTTCATGCATTATCTTTGGCCAATTGAGCTTTTCCCTTTTTATTGATTATTATGGACTGTTTGGGCTCGAAAAAAGACCCATTTCCATTCTCAATATTATTGGTTTTACAGTCATCATTTTAGGTATTTACCTCATCAAACTGAGATAA
- a CDS encoding YchJ family protein, which translates to MEQCPCGSGEQFTSCCEAFIAGNDFPKTAEKLMRSRYSAYVKNNIDYIVATHHERDRDELQVEEIKAWAENSTWLGLTIVSTDKGQESDSEGEVEFIAHFDIGGSKQAHHELSEFKKVDGKWYFVDGKQVHQSYTRATPKVGRNEPCPCGSGKKFKKCCGSN; encoded by the coding sequence ATGGAACAATGTCCATGTGGTTCAGGTGAACAATTTACTTCTTGTTGTGAAGCATTCATTGCAGGAAATGATTTCCCGAAAACAGCTGAAAAGCTTATGCGCTCTCGTTATAGCGCCTATGTAAAAAACAATATCGATTATATCGTTGCCACTCACCACGAACGTGATAGAGATGAGCTGCAAGTAGAAGAGATTAAGGCCTGGGCCGAGAATTCGACTTGGCTAGGACTAACGATCGTTTCTACAGATAAAGGTCAAGAGTCTGATAGTGAAGGTGAAGTAGAGTTTATTGCTCACTTTGATATTGGTGGTTCTAAGCAAGCACATCATGAACTTTCTGAGTTTAAGAAAGTCGATGGAAAGTGGTATTTTGTTGATGGTAAACAAGTTCATCAAAGTTATACACGTGCGACACCAAAAGTAGGTAGAAATGAGCCATGTCCATGTGGGTCTGGTAAGAAATTTAAAAAATGCTGTGGTTCAAATTAA
- a CDS encoding class I SAM-dependent methyltransferase — MANSDSKNTGAKGFEDQYWQTNYSSPDEMDGIGNVEQHVGYLKNLFGLEFIDVSSVIDFGFGLGHLFEGVIKEFIPYKAIGIEPSSFPFEKVKERNISPVESTKLTLMNQDIISFCRENEKMKFFDLGICTSVFQYLTDEEIEEALEFMAKKCKYVYFSVPTDKELDRQIEDLEFKDEYAIRRSKTKYQKLIRKHFTFVSSRVLESKIHFNENDTFFTDLLFRF, encoded by the coding sequence ATGGCAAATTCGGACTCTAAAAATACTGGGGCCAAAGGCTTTGAAGATCAGTACTGGCAAACAAATTACTCTAGTCCAGATGAAATGGATGGGATAGGTAATGTTGAACAGCATGTTGGGTATCTTAAAAATCTTTTTGGTCTCGAGTTTATTGATGTAAGCTCTGTCATTGATTTTGGTTTTGGATTAGGCCATCTCTTTGAAGGGGTAATAAAAGAATTTATACCCTATAAAGCAATAGGAATTGAACCTTCGAGTTTTCCCTTTGAAAAAGTTAAAGAGAGAAATATCTCTCCAGTAGAATCGACTAAGTTGACTTTAATGAACCAAGATATCATTTCTTTTTGTCGAGAAAATGAGAAAATGAAGTTTTTTGATCTTGGTATTTGTACTTCTGTTTTCCAATATCTGACAGATGAAGAAATTGAAGAGGCCCTCGAGTTTATGGCGAAGAAATGTAAATATGTTTATTTTTCTGTTCCGACTGATAAAGAATTGGACCGTCAAATTGAAGATCTCGAATTTAAAGATGAATACGCTATTAGACGGTCAAAAACAAAGTACCAAAAATTAATTCGCAAGCATTTTACTTTTGTGTCTTCCCGAGTTTTAGAGAGTAAGATACACTTTAATGAAAACGATACATTTTTTACTGATTTATTATTCAGATTTTAA
- a CDS encoding MATE family efflux transporter — MNQIKENEGLDLKALFLFSLPSIFASMLEPLSGVVDTALVGKLSTEWLGAMGIGLIIMSSFTWMFNFLVHASTQSVSSAFGQENEQKVVSKIKISLILSFTLGLGSALFLYFIRVPLYPFAGATEKIIPFVDEYFLIRLIGHPFTLLYTTALSLLRGLGRVKDGFYIVGLTTLTNIVVSWLLLYPFDLGLKGAAIGTVLANIMGFAICLFLLFRVKFIREHFLRVRAEREGWLSFGKNSFNLFVRSFCLTSSFFICTKIAGSLGVESLAAHQILLQAWLFSSFFIDGVAITANVKGANYMAKKDFRSFNILSMRLLHMGGLIGLCFSIIYFFFDSSIQALFTNDPLVIKELIKIWPLIALSQFIASVAYVYDGILFGLGAFMFIRKHMLIGVFLVFLPLICIIFLFNHLIVVWIALCGLLLYRGASGYVKTREVVGAHYGKFGL; from the coding sequence TTGAATCAAATTAAAGAAAATGAGGGTCTTGATTTAAAGGCCCTTTTTTTATTTTCACTGCCAAGTATTTTTGCTTCGATGCTTGAACCTCTAAGTGGGGTTGTCGATACGGCCCTGGTTGGAAAACTTTCAACCGAGTGGTTAGGTGCTATGGGGATCGGCCTCATTATTATGAGTTCATTTACATGGATGTTTAATTTTCTTGTTCATGCATCAACGCAATCTGTCTCAAGTGCTTTTGGTCAAGAAAATGAGCAGAAGGTCGTCTCTAAAATTAAAATCTCTTTGATTTTAAGTTTTACGCTTGGCCTTGGGAGCGCACTTTTTCTTTATTTCATTAGAGTCCCGCTCTATCCTTTTGCTGGTGCTACTGAGAAGATCATTCCTTTTGTCGATGAATACTTTCTTATTCGTCTTATCGGTCATCCCTTTACCTTACTCTACACGACAGCGTTATCGCTTTTAAGAGGACTTGGTCGAGTGAAAGATGGATTTTATATCGTTGGTCTGACAACTCTTACAAATATCGTTGTCAGTTGGCTTCTGTTATATCCATTTGACCTTGGTTTAAAAGGTGCGGCCATTGGCACTGTGCTCGCTAATATAATGGGTTTTGCCATTTGCTTATTCTTGCTCTTTAGAGTGAAGTTTATCAGAGAGCACTTTTTAAGGGTTAGAGCTGAAAGAGAAGGCTGGTTAAGTTTTGGAAAGAATTCATTTAATTTATTTGTTCGTTCCTTTTGCTTAACTTCAAGTTTTTTTATCTGTACTAAAATTGCTGGTTCCCTTGGTGTTGAAAGTCTTGCGGCCCATCAGATTCTTTTACAAGCATGGCTTTTCTCTTCATTTTTTATCGATGGAGTGGCCATCACTGCCAATGTGAAAGGTGCAAATTATATGGCCAAAAAAGACTTTCGCTCGTTCAATATTCTCTCTATGCGTTTATTGCACATGGGCGGATTGATTGGACTTTGTTTTAGTATCATCTATTTTTTCTTTGATAGTTCAATTCAAGCTCTCTTTACCAACGATCCTTTAGTTATTAAAGAGCTTATAAAAATTTGGCCACTAATAGCTTTAAGTCAGTTCATCGCGAGTGTAGCCTATGTCTATGATGGAATCCTCTTTGGACTTGGTGCGTTTATGTTTATAAGAAAGCATATGCTTATTGGTGTGTTCTTGGTGTTTTTACCTTTAATCTGTATTATTTTTCTTTTTAATCATCTGATTGTTGTTTGGATCGCACTGTGTGGATTATTACTCTATCGTGGTGCGAGTGGATATGTGAAAACGCGTGAAGTTGTAGGGGCTCATTATGGCAAATTCGGACTCTAA
- a CDS encoding ion channel — MKKSLSTYSSRLLGLIKSPPFISLTIAGNGLIILCSFIFYLIESPINPKVLHFIDALWWAFATVTTVGYGDVVPQSIFGKLLGIGLMLMGTGLFATYTALFANAMLGRAFSRLDKKVKIIDKSVAGMQYEMSHEELHLEKSLAQLGKRLKEIEEKIDKLK; from the coding sequence ATGAAAAAGAGTCTTAGTACTTATTCGAGTCGATTACTTGGTTTAATTAAAAGTCCTCCCTTTATTTCTCTAACCATTGCTGGAAATGGATTAATTATTCTATGCTCCTTTATTTTTTATTTAATTGAGTCTCCCATTAATCCTAAAGTTCTACATTTTATAGACGCCCTTTGGTGGGCCTTTGCAACTGTGACGACAGTTGGCTATGGGGATGTCGTACCACAGAGCATTTTTGGCAAGCTACTAGGCATTGGACTAATGCTCATGGGGACTGGGCTATTTGCAACGTATACGGCCCTTTTTGCTAACGCGATGCTAGGAAGAGCGTTCTCTCGACTAGATAAAAAAGTGAAAATTATCGACAAAAGTGTCGCGGGAATGCAATATGAAATGAGCCATGAAGAGTTGCATTTAGAGAAGAGTTTGGCGCAGCTCGGCAAAAGATTGAAAGAAATTGAAGAGAAAATAGATAAATTGAAATAG